The nucleotide sequence CCAAAGCAGAAGGTAGCAAGCTTACCGTTAACGGGATTGATAAACAACTCGTTGGCGAAGTTGCCGCACAAGTTCGTCGTGTACGTCCACCTGAACCTTACAAAGGCAAGGGTATTAAATACATTGATGAACAGATCAGACGTAAAGCCGGTAAGTCCGGTAAAAAATAGGGTACAGCCATGAAAATGACTAAAGAACAGGCAAGACGTCGTAAAAAAGTACGTATCCGTAAAAAGATTAGTGGTACTGCTTCGCGTCCTCGTCTTGTTGTTTTCCGTTCAAACAAGTACATCTACGCTCAGCTCGTAGATGATCTGATTGGCAAAACCGTGACCGCTTCCTCTTCTTGCGCTCTTGTTAAGGGTGACGATGCTGTGAAGCTCACCTGCAAGACCGCTGAAGCTGTTGGTAAGGATATTGCTGCCAAGGCTAAGGAATTGAATATCGACAAGGTCGTTTTCGACCGCGGCGGATATATCTATCACGGCAGGGTCAAGGCCCTTGCAGACGGCGCTCGTGAGGGTGGCCTGAAATTCTAAACTTATGGGAATCTCCATGGAACAGAATGATCTGGGTCTGATTGAAAAAATCGTTTATCTCAACCGAGTCGCTAAAGTGGTAAAGGGCGGTAGAAGGTTCTCCTTCAGTGCCCTGGTTGTGGTAGGTGACGGTAAAGGTCAAGTCGGTTTTGGACTTGGTAAGGCTAACGAAGTTCCTGAAGCTATTAGAAAAGCTTCAGAAAGAGCACGGAAAGACATGATTTCCGTACCTCTTCTCGACGGAACTCTTCCTTATGAA is from Maridesulfovibrio ferrireducens and encodes:
- the rplR gene encoding 50S ribosomal protein L18 — translated: MKMTKEQARRRKKVRIRKKISGTASRPRLVVFRSNKYIYAQLVDDLIGKTVTASSSCALVKGDDAVKLTCKTAEAVGKDIAAKAKELNIDKVVFDRGGYIYHGRVKALADGAREGGLKF